The following proteins are encoded in a genomic region of Reichenbachiella sp.:
- a CDS encoding tetratricopeptide repeat protein, with translation MVKSGILTVIVTFLFPNVFAQQNTLDSLKMKLSGLTPGAEQAKVLYLIAKETAESDPDSALYYLDHSKLMIDSLGMDSLQGALYVIYSTAHSYKADYDVSIPMAFKALEYGEEFGNQIDIYDAYTNLGIDFLYQEDYARSREYFDKAREVAVRIASDYRLAHVLNNLGLIAGYQDSLDLELQYYNQALKLFEKIDDKEGIGNALLNIGTCYTYQEQYDKADQLYDQALVIFEKINYKSAYGHTLESMAENYNLSGNHKKALAVLGEALQIFIENDNKQDQVYCYELLQDIHRQQGNYRAAYLYQTKYQETYELIYNEEKAELSERLHLKYETAKKEAEISKLELIHQRQEQEITEARLQIWMMVGSLVFVCIIAVVSIVLIKKKQKSDQLAQRSQMEALQKRYIELLDGPTKLDLSIDLETFNKRLVTPLTEREYEILQHSLQGMTNQQIADKIFVSLSTIKFHLGNVYHKLGVSNKKEALEYVVKSS, from the coding sequence ATGGTTAAGAGTGGTATTCTTACCGTCATAGTGACCTTTCTTTTTCCGAATGTGTTCGCTCAGCAGAATACACTGGATAGCTTGAAAATGAAACTTTCTGGCCTCACACCTGGTGCCGAACAAGCCAAAGTATTATATCTAATTGCAAAAGAGACCGCCGAATCCGACCCCGATAGTGCTTTGTACTATTTGGACCATTCTAAGCTAATGATTGACTCCTTAGGAATGGATTCTCTTCAAGGTGCTTTGTATGTCATTTACTCCACGGCACATAGCTACAAAGCTGATTACGATGTGTCTATACCAATGGCTTTCAAGGCTCTGGAGTATGGGGAAGAATTTGGAAACCAGATTGATATTTACGACGCTTATACGAACCTCGGTATTGATTTTCTATATCAAGAGGATTATGCTAGATCCAGAGAGTATTTTGATAAAGCCAGGGAAGTAGCTGTACGAATAGCATCTGATTATAGATTGGCACATGTGCTTAACAATCTTGGACTTATCGCTGGATATCAGGACAGTTTGGATTTGGAGTTACAATATTATAATCAGGCGCTGAAATTATTTGAAAAAATAGACGACAAGGAAGGAATAGGCAATGCGCTGTTAAATATTGGAACGTGTTATACTTACCAAGAGCAATACGACAAAGCGGATCAGCTGTATGATCAGGCATTGGTCATTTTTGAAAAGATCAATTATAAGTCGGCCTACGGTCACACGCTGGAAAGCATGGCCGAAAATTACAACTTGTCTGGTAATCATAAAAAGGCATTGGCTGTTTTGGGCGAAGCATTGCAGATTTTTATAGAAAATGACAATAAGCAAGATCAAGTCTATTGCTATGAATTGTTGCAGGATATTCATCGACAACAGGGCAATTATAGGGCTGCCTATTTGTATCAAACCAAATATCAAGAGACCTATGAGTTGATTTATAATGAAGAAAAAGCGGAACTTTCGGAGCGGCTTCATCTCAAATATGAGACAGCCAAAAAGGAAGCAGAAATCTCCAAGTTAGAGTTGATACACCAGCGCCAGGAACAGGAGATAACTGAGGCCAGATTACAAATCTGGATGATGGTGGGATCGTTGGTCTTTGTGTGCATCATTGCAGTGGTATCAATTGTTCTTATCAAAAAGAAACAGAAATCCGATCAATTGGCTCAACGAAGTCAGATGGAAGCGCTTCAAAAGCGATACATCGAATTGCTTGATGGGCCTACAAAACTGGATTTGAGTATAGATCTCGAAACCTTCAACAAGCGATTGGTTACGCCACTCACCGAGCGTGAATACGAAATTTTGCAGCATAGCTTGCAGGGAATGACCAATCAGCAAATAGCCGACAAAATTTTTGTATCCCTTAGTACCATTAAGTTCCATTTGGGTAATGTGTATCATAAATTAGGGGTTAGTAATAAAAAGGAAGCACTAGAATATGTGGTCAAAAGCTCTTAG
- a CDS encoding tetratricopeptide repeat protein, which yields MAQNMAAIEAEFAAEKYELVIQQADSILSNGPVLQQPRLHQLRADSYYYLGDLEKSLESYFQAIHAGENAEVRDNMLLTECYSHAGFCYREMGLYQNALPHYQRSLQIAKKINADRETAEQYYNLGTLYQHMGDYDRSIKFLDSAYQIDVARGDSEAIGFDLSLLSELRAQTGDYEEALYYAKESLAMYEPGTGNANSLGTRLHLVGNMFMTADRLDSASHYLDQAAIEFMRLDDQWRLASCWLDRARLNLKKKQFAQAIEWSQRAQDFYSAQSSSEFFILSNNLIAEAYSEMLLNEKALEILEENQKQCEQLGQLKNIRENYQLQAKVLALNGSSAKAESMKEKHKALDDSLLSLANLEQLNRLALQVKFDKLEQENQILTEQHELVQSDLSDTTKKLSFLTIAGFIAFLILLFIFFLVRNRLEKKNQALEEELGVLRRQIKTLLEGDTSDLEVDLSKLNHCLNTPLTDREFEILTHAIGDLNNSQIADKVFLSVNTVKYHLKNIYDKLGVSNRKQALEYVVKTT from the coding sequence ATGGCGCAAAATATGGCGGCCATTGAAGCCGAGTTTGCAGCTGAAAAATATGAGCTGGTGATACAACAGGCGGACTCCATTTTGAGTAACGGGCCAGTCTTGCAACAACCCAGATTACATCAGCTACGTGCAGATTCTTATTATTATTTAGGAGACTTAGAAAAATCTCTGGAAAGTTACTTCCAGGCTATTCATGCCGGAGAGAATGCAGAGGTGAGAGACAACATGCTTCTTACCGAATGCTATAGTCATGCCGGGTTTTGCTATCGCGAAATGGGCCTTTACCAAAATGCTCTCCCCCATTACCAACGCTCGCTCCAAATCGCAAAGAAAATAAACGCTGATCGTGAAACTGCCGAGCAATATTACAATCTAGGCACACTCTATCAGCACATGGGTGACTACGATAGATCCATCAAATTTTTGGACAGTGCCTACCAGATCGATGTGGCAAGAGGTGATTCTGAAGCCATTGGCTTCGACCTAAGTTTACTTAGTGAGCTTCGAGCGCAAACCGGTGATTATGAAGAGGCGCTTTATTATGCTAAAGAGTCACTGGCCATGTATGAGCCCGGTACCGGTAATGCCAATTCGTTGGGCACTCGTCTACATTTGGTTGGCAATATGTTTATGACAGCGGACAGGTTGGACAGTGCATCACATTATTTGGATCAGGCTGCCATCGAATTTATGCGGCTAGATGATCAATGGAGATTAGCCAGCTGCTGGCTGGATCGAGCCAGACTCAATCTGAAAAAGAAACAGTTTGCACAGGCCATCGAATGGAGTCAGCGGGCTCAAGATTTTTATTCAGCCCAAAGCAGTAGTGAGTTTTTCATCCTATCCAATAACCTGATTGCCGAAGCTTATAGCGAAATGCTACTCAATGAAAAGGCACTAGAAATTTTGGAGGAAAACCAGAAACAGTGTGAGCAACTGGGGCAATTGAAAAATATTCGTGAAAATTATCAGCTACAGGCTAAAGTGTTAGCTCTAAATGGCAGTTCAGCAAAGGCTGAAAGTATGAAAGAAAAGCATAAGGCGCTGGATGATTCCTTGCTATCATTGGCCAATCTGGAGCAATTAAATCGATTGGCTCTACAGGTAAAATTCGATAAACTGGAGCAGGAAAATCAGATATTGACCGAACAGCATGAGCTGGTTCAATCAGACCTATCGGATACAACTAAGAAACTTAGCTTTTTGACTATAGCTGGTTTTATAGCCTTTTTGATACTTCTCTTCATTTTCTTTTTGGTAAGGAACAGACTTGAAAAGAAAAATCAGGCACTGGAGGAAGAACTGGGCGTGCTGCGCAGGCAAATCAAAACCCTGCTCGAAGGTGATACTTCAGATCTTGAGGTGGACTTGAGCAAACTCAACCATTGCCTTAATACACCATTGACAGACAGGGAATTTGAAATTTTAACACATGCTATAGGTGACCTCAACAACTCTCAAATAGCAGACAAGGTTTTCCTTTCGGTGAACACCGTCAAGTACCACCTGAAAAATATTTATGATAAGCTCGGCGTATCGAATCGCAAGCAGGCCTTGGAGTATGTAGTAAAGACTACATAA